A single window of Psychromonas ingrahamii 37 DNA harbors:
- a CDS encoding DUF406 family protein, with protein MSQDKNADDICEACGSFVELGSVISDDDTVLVLPFTGKESVAVTALAIKYIDAAKTRFDSVVVTEQEITADDLVTLEVTFNFDCTAEKLIFEMGLSAI; from the coding sequence ATGTCTCAAGATAAAAACGCAGATGACATATGCGAAGCATGTGGTTCATTTGTTGAATTAGGCAGTGTGATTAGCGACGATGATACGGTATTAGTGTTGCCATTTACCGGAAAAGAGAGTGTTGCGGTTACAGCACTGGCAATAAAATATATTGATGCGGCAAAAACACGTTTCGATAGTGTTGTTGTGACCGAGCAGGAAATAACCGCTGATGATCTGGTTACCTTAGAGGTTACGTTTAATTTTGATTGTACAGCTGAAAAACTTATTTTTGAAATGGGTTTAAGCGCCATTTAA
- a CDS encoding DEAD/DEAH box helicase has translation MLIDDLPVDRRLIISLSHLGFTETTEIQAKAVPIAVAGKDLLASSKTGSGKTLAYLLPAMQRVLKTRALTKRDPRVLILTPTRELAKQVYAQLRLLVSNTSLKSTLVSGGENFNDQVKALDKDPHFVVGTPGRIVDHLKKGLLHLEGLELLILDEADRMLDLGFAEQLKAVNSAANHRLRQTLLFSATLGHAEVNEFASELLKAPVRIAIGEENQQHSEISQRFYLADNLNQKEKLLFHFIKNEEIKQAIIFTATRLDAQRLSAALSEKGYGTLALHGDLTQNNRNSIMDSFSRGKAQLLVTTDIASRGLDLLNVSHVINFDIPKHTEEYIHRIGRTGRAGEKGDAISIIGPKDWVNFKKVEEFVQRQLTFNRVDGIKPQFKGIVEKVVKAPETKVVSHKAEKKQSSKTRKPKAAPNKIFHEAEEAGFTPMRRKKKIEE, from the coding sequence TTGCTGATCGATGATTTACCCGTTGACCGCCGTTTAATCATTTCGTTATCCCACCTTGGATTTACTGAAACCACAGAAATTCAAGCTAAAGCCGTTCCCATTGCCGTTGCTGGGAAAGATTTACTGGCATCATCAAAAACCGGGTCGGGTAAAACATTAGCATATTTGCTACCTGCTATGCAGCGCGTTTTAAAAACACGGGCATTAACCAAACGTGATCCGCGTGTTTTAATATTAACGCCAACACGTGAGCTTGCAAAACAGGTTTATGCACAATTGCGTTTATTAGTGTCAAATACCAGTTTGAAATCAACCCTAGTATCAGGGGGAGAAAACTTTAATGATCAAGTTAAAGCGCTGGATAAAGACCCGCATTTTGTTGTTGGAACACCAGGACGAATTGTTGATCATTTAAAAAAAGGGTTGTTACATTTAGAAGGCTTAGAGTTATTAATTTTAGATGAAGCAGATCGTATGTTGGATTTAGGCTTTGCAGAGCAATTAAAGGCGGTTAACTCGGCAGCGAACCATCGTTTGCGCCAAACATTGTTATTTTCAGCCACCTTAGGGCATGCCGAAGTTAATGAATTTGCCAGTGAATTATTAAAAGCACCCGTACGTATTGCTATTGGTGAAGAAAATCAGCAGCACAGTGAAATTTCACAGCGTTTTTATCTGGCAGATAACTTAAATCAAAAAGAAAAATTACTTTTCCATTTTATAAAAAATGAAGAAATTAAGCAGGCTATTATCTTCACCGCAACGCGTCTGGATGCACAGCGTCTAAGTGCTGCTTTAAGTGAAAAAGGCTATGGTACTTTGGCCCTGCATGGCGATTTAACGCAGAATAACCGTAACAGCATTATGGACAGTTTTTCCCGTGGTAAAGCCCAGCTATTAGTGACAACGGATATCGCCTCCCGCGGATTAGATTTACTCAATGTCAGTCATGTGATTAATTTTGATATCCCTAAACATACGGAAGAGTATATTCATCGGATAGGCCGGACAGGTCGCGCAGGTGAGAAGGGGGATGCGATTTCAATTATTGGCCCTAAAGACTGGGTAAACTTTAAAAAAGTCGAAGAGTTTGTGCAGCGACAGTTAACTTTTAACCGTGTTGATGGCATTAAACCTCAATTTAAAGGTATTGTTGAAAAAGTAGTTAAGGCACCAGAAACTAAAGTTGTCAGTCATAAAGCTGAAAAGAAACAGAGCAGTAAAACGCGTAAACCTAAAGCTGCCCCCAACAAAATTTTCCATGAAGCGGAAGAGGCTGGTTTTACACCGATGCGCCGTAAGAAAAAGATTGAAGAATAG
- a CDS encoding type II toxin-antitoxin system HipA family toxin: MEAINLGNLNDLTVQAFIDNSWKDIAKITFPKNADYTYDVSEVDYDSDYAIHNLYADDHHAVSINHPVELFFDDNGQQGWLKFIDDIIPSGSSRKYWLTQIDTEGMSANQQKFVLLAYGTIAPIGNLRIKESIEAVNKVPTQYFEVSDVAGRAADFLSYAQTRGAAVGGATGAGGEAPKLLLRRSKDDVVWIDTYQDNTNIDDMYYLVKFPRGIRSGVNDAVLVAEYHYYHELTDMGFNTIPVADMKLEKGENYHSLWLPRFDIETQADGTTKRYGMESVYSMLKKPPATILDHGETIRDLIVLITESNTVKEKNLHFDVEAFIIEWVRRDLLNIAFGNSDNHGRNTSFYKDEKGIRLTPIYDFAPMKADPEGIPRTTKWAAPALELGGKFNFVEIAYSLSDLIDPELLINELRTTAHQLVGLKQRLIGRGVPDQIVNMPIFGFDFLDEKLELWGLL, translated from the coding sequence ATGGAAGCGATTAATCTTGGAAATTTAAATGATCTTACTGTACAAGCTTTCATTGATAATTCATGGAAGGATATTGCGAAGATTACATTCCCAAAGAATGCTGACTACACGTATGATGTTAGCGAGGTTGATTATGACTCGGACTATGCCATTCATAACCTTTATGCCGATGATCACCATGCAGTCTCTATAAATCACCCTGTTGAATTATTTTTTGATGACAATGGACAACAAGGTTGGTTGAAGTTCATTGACGACATCATACCTAGTGGCTCAAGCCGTAAGTACTGGCTAACGCAAATAGATACAGAGGGGATGTCAGCCAATCAACAAAAGTTCGTGTTACTAGCATATGGTACCATTGCTCCCATTGGGAATTTGCGCATCAAAGAATCTATCGAAGCGGTTAATAAAGTCCCTACGCAATACTTTGAAGTTTCAGACGTAGCAGGTAGAGCGGCAGACTTTTTGAGTTACGCACAAACTCGGGGTGCAGCAGTTGGTGGAGCTACTGGAGCCGGTGGAGAAGCCCCAAAACTACTACTAAGACGCAGCAAAGACGATGTTGTGTGGATAGATACCTATCAAGACAATACCAATATCGATGATATGTATTACCTCGTTAAATTCCCAAGAGGGATCAGAAGTGGAGTTAATGATGCGGTGTTAGTTGCCGAGTACCACTATTACCATGAGTTAACAGATATGGGTTTTAATACTATACCCGTAGCAGACATGAAACTAGAAAAAGGTGAAAACTATCATTCACTTTGGCTGCCAAGGTTCGATATAGAGACTCAAGCAGATGGGACGACCAAACGTTATGGGATGGAGTCTGTGTACTCAATGCTAAAAAAACCGCCAGCTACTATTTTAGATCATGGCGAGACAATACGTGATTTGATTGTTTTGATCACTGAAAGTAACACTGTCAAGGAGAAGAACCTACATTTTGATGTAGAGGCATTTATCATTGAATGGGTTCGCCGTGACTTATTAAATATTGCGTTTGGCAATAGCGATAACCACGGACGAAATACTTCATTCTATAAAGATGAGAAGGGAATAAGGTTAACACCCATTTATGACTTTGCTCCTATGAAAGCTGATCCAGAAGGTATACCAAGAACAACGAAATGGGCTGCACCAGCTTTAGAGCTTGGTGGAAAATTTAATTTTGTCGAGATTGCATACTCCTTAAGTGATTTAATTGACCCAGAACTATTGATAAATGAACTAAGGACAACAGCACATCAACTAGTAGGCTTAAAGCAGAGGCTAATAGGTCGTGGTGTTCCTGATCAAATAGTTAATATGCCAATATTTGGGTTTGATTTTCTAGATGAAAAATTGGAACTATGGGGATTATTATGA
- a CDS encoding helix-turn-helix transcriptional regulator, producing MKKKSLMNTVNFLKKHNSDRNMKFNSEGERIGTRNDNAQGQIVTNRVDSRLVHMTVEDTGEPVVVQRDPLTRWEDTQTRQRSSTNTAIKDAKLRKAVINSVVTKLLFSDITQGDALIQLRIQVLGFNQEKYAKLVNVSRKKISDIENNRSNPSVEVLNKVFKPFGLNVGLIPISPTVLKNLLDNGTN from the coding sequence ATGAAAAAGAAAAGCTTAATGAATACAGTCAATTTCTTAAAAAAACATAATTCTGATAGAAATATGAAATTTAACAGCGAGGGTGAACGTATCGGGACTAGAAACGATAATGCGCAGGGCCAAATTGTAACTAATCGAGTTGATAGCCGCCTTGTCCATATGACAGTTGAAGATACTGGAGAGCCTGTTGTTGTTCAGAGAGATCCACTCACTCGCTGGGAGGATACTCAAACTAGGCAACGTTCGTCTACGAACACGGCTATTAAGGATGCTAAGTTACGTAAGGCAGTTATTAATAGTGTTGTTACTAAATTACTATTTTCTGACATTACACAAGGAGATGCCTTAATTCAGTTACGCATACAGGTACTAGGTTTTAACCAAGAAAAATATGCGAAATTAGTTAATGTTTCTCGTAAAAAAATTTCTGATATAGAAAATAACAGGAGCAACCCAAGCGTTGAAGTTTTGAATAAAGTTTTTAAGCCTTTTGGTTTAAATGTAGGTTTGATCCCAATCTCACCCACTGTATTGAAAAATCTTCTAGATAATGGCACCAACTAA